A stretch of Gossypium hirsutum isolate 1008001.06 chromosome A06, Gossypium_hirsutum_v2.1, whole genome shotgun sequence DNA encodes these proteins:
- the LOC121230539 gene encoding uncharacterized protein — MRNPLKEEKGGESSGLRPPSGQAPVVGDTRLRAVTNLAEYGIRKLKGFIFQCKSIGINEDVTAMSAGIDLSVDYGAIWGRSHGVRRGGLTVEMLAAPRVFETLGLSIFC, encoded by the exons AAATCCTCTGAAAGAGGAGAAAGGGGGAGAGTCATCCGGGCTCCGGCCTCCGTCAGGCCAAGCCCCGGTCGTTGGGGACACGCGCTTACGCGCCGTCACTAACCTTGCCGAATACGGCATTCGGAAGCTGAAAGGCTTCATTTTTCAGTGCAAATCCATCG GTATCAACGAGGATGTCACGGCGATGAGTGCTGGCATTGATTTGAGCGTCGATTACGGCGCGATATGGGGCCGGAGTCACGGCGTCAGGCGAGGAGGATTGACGGTTGAGATGcttgcggcgcctagggttttTGAAACCCTAGGCCTTTCTATCTTCTGTTAA